From Verrucomicrobiia bacterium, the proteins below share one genomic window:
- the lepB gene encoding signal peptidase I yields the protein MDQTPGEHPTPSHQNNPVHHHKPVHHQEHSDVWRFGAELIRTALAVVVLAYVIRLFILQPFVVEGSSMYPRFQTNDFLIVDKLSYRIGQPERGDIIVFKYPYDLETNYVKRVIGLPGDTVKIEDGKVTVINDENPTGITLDEQYVSSGNTTTLPAASAKNEFTVPEGNYFVLGDNRRASSDSREWGFLPKEDVIGRVFVQAYPFDRASWVNHARYDDGTQSED from the coding sequence ATGGATCAAACACCGGGCGAGCATCCAACTCCTTCCCACCAGAACAACCCGGTCCATCACCACAAGCCTGTGCACCATCAGGAGCATAGCGATGTGTGGCGTTTTGGCGCAGAACTCATTCGCACCGCCCTGGCGGTGGTTGTACTGGCATATGTCATCCGCCTTTTCATCCTCCAACCGTTCGTGGTTGAAGGGTCTTCCATGTACCCTCGGTTCCAAACCAATGACTTTCTCATTGTAGACAAGCTTTCGTACCGTATTGGACAACCGGAACGTGGCGACATTATTGTCTTCAAGTACCCTTACGACCTGGAGACCAATTACGTTAAACGGGTCATTGGCCTGCCGGGCGACACGGTAAAAATTGAAGATGGCAAGGTGACCGTCATTAATGATGAGAACCCAACGGGCATCACCCTGGACGAACAGTATGTAAGCAGTGGCAATACCACCACCCTACCTGCTGCCAGCGCCAAGAACGAGTTCACCGTTCCAGAGGGCAACTACTTTGTCCTCGGTGACAACCGCCGGGCATCAAGCGACTCTCGCGAATGGGGCTTCCTACCTAAGGAAGACGTCATTGGCCGGGTGTTTGTCCAAGCCTACCCGTTTGACCGGGCATCATGGGTAAACCATGCACGGTACGACGACGGGACACAAAGCGAAGACTAA
- a CDS encoding polymer-forming cytoskeletal protein — MAAEQADTIVGAQVELKGSLKNHGSIHIHGFVTGDIHSDAAVIIGETAVVTGPVSAKVVEVGGQVHGSITAEEHIELHPKSLVKGDLTTKRLSIKAGATFIGKSSMPTPHGDNDEIEKKKPRLEVE; from the coding sequence ATGGCGGCAGAACAGGCAGACACGATTGTAGGGGCTCAAGTTGAATTAAAGGGCTCCCTAAAGAACCACGGGTCCATCCATATCCACGGTTTTGTAACCGGTGATATTCACTCCGACGCAGCAGTCATCATTGGCGAAACAGCAGTGGTCACCGGTCCCGTTTCCGCCAAAGTTGTTGAGGTTGGTGGCCAAGTCCACGGCTCTATTACTGCAGAAGAGCACATTGAGCTCCACCCCAAGAGCCTCGTGAAGGGCGACCTTACTACCAAGCGCCTTTCCATCAAGGCGGGGGCCACATTTATTGGCAAGTCTTCCATGCCTACGCCCCATGGTGACAACGACGAAATCGAAAAGAAGAAGCCTCGCCTCGAAGTAGAGTAA
- a CDS encoding signal peptidase II, translated as MYVLALGSLLIDQAVAYLAFQGGWQKGEGGPFVDIHPLLQAAVAIVLIVALVRWRPHWSLGLVLGGTVSNWATELLYGQAIDYIPLYFVVTNLADILIVTGLGLYAIHLLRRERNMLS; from the coding sequence ATGTACGTACTCGCCCTCGGTAGCCTCCTTATTGACCAGGCGGTTGCCTACCTGGCCTTCCAGGGTGGGTGGCAAAAAGGGGAGGGAGGGCCTTTTGTGGATATCCACCCCTTGCTGCAAGCTGCGGTGGCCATCGTGCTTATTGTGGCGCTGGTCCGCTGGCGCCCTCACTGGTCCTTGGGGCTTGTTCTTGGTGGGACGGTGAGCAACTGGGCGACGGAGCTGCTCTATGGGCAGGCGATAGACTACATCCCCCTCTACTTTGTGGTGACAAACCTGGCGGATATTCTTATTGTCACCGGATTGGGGCTGTATGCCATCCATCTCTTGCGAAGAGAGCGGAACATGCTATCCTAA
- the rplT gene encoding 50S ribosomal protein L20, whose translation MPRVKRGINTHKRHANLLERAKGFRNGRRTLVKRATEALLKAGQFAYRDRRTKKRDMRRGWIVRINAAVRPHGISYSQFMNKLKEQNIDINRKVLSEMALTDEKGLESLVKQVVSAK comes from the coding sequence ATGCCACGAGTAAAGCGAGGAATTAACACCCACAAGCGTCACGCCAATCTTCTTGAGCGTGCCAAGGGTTTTCGCAACGGACGTCGCACGCTTGTAAAGCGTGCCACTGAAGCCCTTCTAAAAGCGGGTCAGTTTGCGTACCGCGACCGCCGCACAAAGAAGCGCGATATGCGCCGCGGTTGGATTGTCCGCATCAATGCAGCAGTCCGCCCACACGGGATCTCTTACAGCCAGTTTATGAACAAGCTGAAAGAGCAAAACATCGACATTAACCGCAAGGTTTTGTCAGAGATGGCCCTGACCGATGAAAAAGGTCTCGAAAGCCTGGTAAAACAGGTAGTGAGCGCCAAGTAG
- the infC gene encoding translation initiation factor IF-3 has product MQSGTVIADLSANLFRISTAPLPVNHAIRASRVYLIDETGTPVGDTDVPSALKRAEELNLDLVLVAPQANPPVAKILDYGKFKYEEDRKERKNRAKKSQEIKEIRLSYNTGPGDLETKLRQAKRFLEEGHRIKLRLKLVGREMAFKEKGIEELGKFRDLLDMEYEQIPARQGKQFTVLLKEKKKEKNSDEA; this is encoded by the coding sequence TTGCAATCTGGTACTGTAATTGCTGACTTATCGGCCAATCTTTTTCGTATTAGCACCGCCCCTCTTCCTGTAAACCATGCGATCCGCGCCAGCCGCGTCTACCTCATTGACGAAACTGGCACGCCCGTAGGAGATACAGATGTGCCTTCAGCCCTTAAACGCGCTGAAGAACTGAACCTTGATCTGGTCCTTGTTGCTCCCCAGGCTAACCCACCGGTGGCCAAAATCCTCGACTACGGTAAGTTTAAGTACGAGGAAGACCGTAAGGAGCGCAAAAACCGTGCCAAGAAGAGCCAGGAAATCAAAGAGATTCGCCTGAGCTACAACACTGGCCCTGGTGACCTGGAGACAAAGCTCCGCCAAGCGAAGCGTTTTCTCGAGGAAGGACACAGAATCAAACTTCGCCTCAAGTTAGTTGGGCGCGAAATGGCATTCAAAGAGAAGGGCATTGAAGAGCTAGGAAAATTCCGCGACTTACTCGATATGGAGTATGAGCAGATCCCAGCCCGTCAAGGAAAACAATTTACCGTGCTCCTCAAGGAAAAGAAGAAGGAAAAGAACAGCGATGAAGCTTAA
- a CDS encoding prolipoprotein diacylglyceryl transferase family protein, protein MTILDPHPVLALTRVGPITPHGVMFALGAVVAALWFGRQVARAGLFRFVEGVEKGVIIFIAGLFCARFGYLLTYRSEWVEMSQLFAVWQGGLVSFWGIVGGALVAWYSGRRFTAGQWVEWARAATLAALLGWAIGRIGNYYMGDSYGVPSQVWQAFYGRVPIQLFESLLCFALWFFLRRMEGMRAVWLAALGYFAGRLVIDTWRDEGVFGLLHVSQWVSLLVLLILAFSYVRTRPR, encoded by the coding sequence ATGACTATTTTAGATCCACACCCTGTCCTTGCCCTCACTCGAGTAGGACCCATTACCCCGCACGGGGTGATGTTTGCCTTGGGGGCCGTGGTTGCCGCGCTCTGGTTTGGCAGGCAGGTGGCCCGTGCCGGCCTATTCCGGTTTGTGGAAGGGGTGGAAAAGGGTGTGATCATTTTTATTGCCGGGCTTTTTTGTGCACGTTTTGGATACTTGCTCACCTACCGTAGTGAGTGGGTGGAAATGAGCCAGCTCTTTGCGGTGTGGCAGGGCGGACTTGTCTCTTTTTGGGGGATAGTAGGGGGTGCACTTGTTGCTTGGTATAGCGGGCGGCGGTTTACTGCGGGGCAGTGGGTGGAATGGGCGCGCGCAGCTACCTTGGCTGCGTTGCTTGGTTGGGCCATTGGCCGCATCGGCAATTACTACATGGGCGATTCATACGGTGTGCCGTCCCAGGTTTGGCAGGCTTTTTATGGCAGGGTGCCAATCCAGCTTTTTGAGTCGCTGCTCTGCTTTGCGTTATGGTTCTTTTTGCGCAGGATGGAGGGAATGCGGGCGGTCTGGCTTGCCGCCCTGGGCTATTTTGCCGGACGCCTTGTGATTGACACCTGGCGCGATGAAGGCGTTTTTGGACTGCTCCACGTCAGCCAGTGGGTCTCACTTTTGGTACTACTTATCCTAGCTTTCTCGTATGTACGTACTCGCCCTCGGTAG
- a CDS encoding diacylglycerol kinase family protein, with the protein MYYYIFEPPQGPKEYERTAQIKDFLSQLGIAGEMAAPQPGRTAEDLVNVAVSKRYSTVVTVGGMDLINRVARALLPYDAVLGIIPLNDDPDIANLVGTSDWKTAAEQLKRRRWQHTQLGMMNGSICFLTPASITVPSGSEFHVSANTFEFSSKGPASIRIAPLRHNESPEAGLVLDISQQQKAKTSLFKMFSSKEPAPQESHFVVSTLSLTTTQSCPVVVAGETLTGTPVSCATESKGIRLIIGKGSAG; encoded by the coding sequence ATGTACTATTACATCTTCGAACCGCCGCAAGGTCCGAAGGAATACGAGCGGACTGCCCAGATTAAGGATTTCTTAAGCCAGCTCGGCATTGCTGGTGAAATGGCCGCGCCCCAACCTGGGCGCACGGCTGAGGATTTGGTGAACGTTGCCGTTTCCAAGCGCTACTCTACGGTAGTGACTGTAGGCGGCATGGATCTCATCAACCGCGTGGCCCGTGCCTTGCTTCCCTACGACGCCGTATTGGGCATCATCCCCCTGAATGATGACCCCGACATTGCCAACCTGGTGGGCACGAGCGATTGGAAGACCGCCGCCGAGCAGCTCAAGCGCCGCCGCTGGCAGCACACACAGCTAGGGATGATGAACGGCAGCATTTGCTTCCTGACGCCTGCCAGCATTACCGTTCCCTCTGGTTCAGAGTTCCATGTCAGCGCAAACACTTTTGAATTCAGTTCCAAAGGCCCTGCCAGCATCCGGATCGCCCCGCTCCGTCACAATGAATCCCCAGAAGCGGGGTTGGTGCTGGATATTTCCCAGCAGCAGAAGGCAAAAACCAGCCTTTTCAAGATGTTTTCCTCCAAAGAGCCTGCTCCTCAGGAAAGCCACTTTGTTGTTTCCACCCTCAGCCTTACTACAACCCAGTCCTGCCCAGTAGTGGTGGCGGGAGAGACCCTGACAGGCACACCTGTTTCCTGTGCTACAGAGTCAAAAGGCATCCGGCTCATCATCGGAAAAGGGTCAGCAGGCTAA
- the der gene encoding ribosome biogenesis GTPase Der — translation MNQRIPRVALVGRPNVGKSTLFNRLLGARFAVVADIAGTTRDRLERTITWEGHSFVVVDMAGLEPALNEKNEIREGMQRQVQAALDTSDVVLWVVDSIEGATGTDRIIAELLRRLGKPVVVAANKCDHEKHEITQLEFAEFGFDPVCPISAMHDRGTENLLKALIAVLPEEGTAELVEDDDREIKIAITGRPNVGKSTLLNSLVGEERSVVSPEAGTTRDSVDTIIPAENLFQNIFTRWKTVRIVDTAGIRRRGKIDRSIEGWSVLRSYDAIDAADVTLLLIDAPEGLVHQDTQVIERLLNAGKPLVLLVNKWDLILAKKSIIAGTEEDELAQEKFLDELRYKLSFVNWAQVLFLSAQTGLYVDVIGRLVNNAYVAWSKEIDQDELNALTKQLRTMPRLNNLRKITFEHSKPPVFHIHTHGMQLPHFSTRRYVENALRDYFNLGPTPIKIWVKRSNARGEEVEDKD, via the coding sequence ATGAATCAGAGAATTCCTCGTGTCGCGCTTGTTGGCCGGCCAAATGTGGGAAAATCTACGCTCTTCAACCGGCTGCTAGGCGCCCGCTTTGCGGTGGTTGCAGATATTGCTGGCACTACCCGTGACCGCCTTGAGCGGACCATCACCTGGGAGGGCCACTCTTTTGTTGTGGTGGACATGGCTGGTCTGGAACCTGCCCTTAATGAAAAGAACGAGATCCGTGAGGGTATGCAACGCCAGGTCCAGGCAGCCTTGGATACCTCTGATGTGGTTCTCTGGGTGGTAGACAGTATTGAGGGTGCTACTGGTACCGACCGTATTATTGCGGAACTTCTTCGCCGTCTGGGTAAGCCTGTGGTGGTGGCCGCAAACAAGTGTGACCACGAAAAGCACGAGATTACCCAGCTGGAATTTGCTGAATTTGGTTTTGACCCGGTTTGTCCTATTTCTGCCATGCACGACCGTGGCACGGAAAACCTCCTCAAAGCCCTTATTGCGGTGCTCCCTGAAGAAGGGACCGCGGAATTAGTGGAAGACGACGACCGCGAGATCAAGATTGCAATTACTGGACGTCCAAACGTAGGGAAATCTACCCTTCTCAACTCCCTGGTGGGTGAAGAGCGCTCAGTGGTCAGCCCGGAAGCCGGCACAACCCGCGATTCTGTGGATACCATCATCCCTGCGGAGAACCTGTTCCAAAACATCTTTACCCGCTGGAAGACCGTGCGCATCGTAGATACTGCCGGTATCCGCCGCCGTGGCAAAATTGACCGCTCTATTGAGGGCTGGAGCGTACTCCGCTCGTACGATGCCATCGATGCAGCCGATGTCACCCTCTTGCTAATCGATGCCCCAGAGGGTCTTGTCCACCAAGACACTCAGGTTATTGAGCGCCTCCTTAACGCCGGAAAGCCACTGGTTCTCCTGGTTAACAAGTGGGACCTTATCCTGGCCAAGAAGAGCATCATTGCCGGTACGGAAGAAGATGAGCTGGCTCAAGAAAAATTCCTGGATGAGCTTCGTTACAAGCTTTCTTTCGTTAACTGGGCACAGGTTCTCTTCCTATCCGCTCAAACCGGGCTCTATGTAGATGTCATTGGGCGCCTGGTGAACAACGCCTACGTGGCGTGGAGCAAGGAAATTGACCAGGATGAGTTGAATGCGCTGACTAAACAGCTGCGTACCATGCCTCGCCTGAACAACCTGCGCAAAATTACCTTTGAACACAGCAAGCCTCCGGTTTTCCACATCCATACCCATGGAATGCAGCTGCCGCACTTCTCCACGCGGCGCTATGTGGAGAACGCTCTCCGGGACTACTTCAACCTGGGGCCAACCCCTATTAAGATCTGGGTGAAGCGGTCAAATGCCAGGGGTGAGGAAGTGGAAGACAAGGATTAG
- a CDS encoding bL35 family ribosomal protein, translating into MKLKTHKTTAKRLRVTGSGKIVVPTTAASHLRHNKSKRQLAYAKGYKVLAVGMAKRFKKLVPYL; encoded by the coding sequence ATGAAGCTTAAGACACACAAAACAACCGCCAAACGGCTACGCGTGACTGGTAGCGGAAAAATCGTTGTTCCAACAACGGCTGCTTCCCACCTTCGCCACAACAAAAGCAAGCGTCAGCTTGCCTACGCCAAAGGCTACAAAGTACTTGCCGTCGGAATGGCCAAGCGCTTTAAGAAATTGGTCCCGTACCTGTAA